The Clostridia bacterium genome window below encodes:
- a CDS encoding DUF2357 domain-containing protein — MPEELKKMSDDFSRVYEDATFFIDSMMKDYEVFPTILALMRDGNASIELKKRYILRAIDETWVNAIEDVIPALDVIIRNPSKYIEEREEVMPIELSRNISVRSLQHLSQHTNLISKYEDGVITPSKILNVFREETLQTYENKFINTLISRLYAFVNRRYEIALKAGQDEKTTSLDFNESFYHGKARVKLNMRVEIAEPAMSEEDRVERNYTHTTDLWRRVVKLNEVVTTYANSTFVQDMGRSYIRPPVMRTNAILKNKNLRQCLALWQFIESYDEAGYSMLVQEDLEKVDDAYVKELYSTLALQYLIFRYNINNEFDAEAALDSRIADDVYNPRIIDELSKPDKDEFNVPAEPEKAAPPPAQQRAVTLTPDDRLMLVSLDVALAAAEAMSPDEAAIADHPSIPEPEAAEVYVSEEEKERRAEEARAAAEEEIRRKAIEEYIAQQEAEAAARAEEEAKAAAEAAAEAAEVADAAAKAEAEAAAKAEAEAAERSAADAPYRAPRVSGAGGRRRIVHGTAVPAVRERSGEYGAKRRAALDRLNARKRG, encoded by the coding sequence GTGCCCGAAGAACTCAAAAAGATGTCCGACGACTTCAGCCGCGTATATGAAGACGCGACCTTCTTCATCGACAGCATGATGAAGGACTACGAGGTCTTCCCGACGATCCTCGCGCTGATGCGCGACGGGAACGCCTCCATCGAGCTGAAAAAACGCTACATCCTGCGCGCCATCGACGAGACGTGGGTGAACGCGATCGAAGACGTCATTCCCGCGCTGGACGTCATCATCCGCAACCCGTCGAAGTACATCGAGGAGCGCGAAGAGGTCATGCCGATCGAGCTTTCGCGCAACATCTCCGTGCGCTCGCTGCAGCACCTTTCGCAGCACACCAACCTTATCTCGAAGTACGAAGACGGCGTGATAACCCCGTCGAAGATACTCAACGTCTTCCGCGAGGAAACGCTGCAGACCTACGAGAACAAGTTCATCAACACGCTGATCAGCCGGCTTTACGCCTTCGTCAACCGCCGCTACGAGATCGCGCTGAAGGCGGGGCAGGACGAGAAGACGACCTCCCTCGACTTCAACGAGAGCTTCTATCACGGCAAGGCGCGCGTCAAGCTGAATATGCGCGTCGAGATCGCGGAGCCCGCGATGAGCGAAGAAGACCGCGTCGAGCGGAACTATACCCACACGACCGATCTGTGGCGCCGCGTCGTCAAGCTCAACGAGGTCGTCACCACCTACGCCAACTCCACCTTCGTGCAGGATATGGGGCGCAGCTATATCCGTCCGCCCGTCATGCGCACGAACGCGATACTGAAAAACAAAAACCTGCGCCAGTGCCTCGCGCTCTGGCAGTTCATCGAGTCCTACGACGAAGCGGGCTACAGCATGCTCGTGCAGGAGGATCTCGAAAAGGTGGACGACGCCTACGTCAAGGAGCTCTATTCCACCCTCGCGCTGCAGTATCTTATCTTCAGATATAATATAAATAACGAATTCGACGCCGAGGCCGCCCTCGACAGCCGCATTGCCGACGACGTTTACAATCCGCGCATCATAGACGAGCTTTCCAAGCCGGATAAGGACGAGTTCAACGTTCCGGCGGAGCCGGAGAAGGCCGCGCCGCCGCCCGCGCAGCAGCGCGCGGTGACGCTCACGCCGGATGACCGCCTGATGCTCGTGTCGCTCGACGTCGCGCTTGCCGCCGCCGAGGCGATGTCTCCGGACGAAGCGGCGATCGCCGATCATCCGTCGATCCCCGAGCCGGAGGCCGCCGAGGTCTACGTTTCCGAGGAGGAGAAGGAGCGCCGCGCCGAAGAGGCGCGCGCCGCCGCCGAGGAAGAGATCAGGCGCAAGGCGATAGAGGAGTATATCGCGCAGCAGGAAGCCGAGGCAGCCGCGCGTGCGGAGGAGGAGGCGAAAGCCGCCGCCGAAGCCGCCGCCGAAGCCGCCGAAGTCGCCGACGCCGCCGCGAAAGCGGAAGCCGAAGCCGCCGCGAAAGCCGAAGCCGAAGCCGCCGAAAGAAGCGCTGCCGACGCGCCCTACCGCGCCCCGCGCGTTTCCGGCGCCGGAGGCCGCCGCCGCATCGTGCACGGCACCGCCGTTCCCGCGGTACGCGAACGCAGCGGCGAATACGGCGCGAAGCGCCGCGCCGCGCTTGACCGTTTGAACGCGAGAAAGAGGGGTTAG